Proteins from a single region of Dehalococcoidales bacterium:
- a CDS encoding FecR domain-containing protein, whose translation MKRELAETLDECIKRIANGETVEACLADYPDVRSKIEPLLYTALSVSATPGIVAPEAFRIMSGARLLARIRKEAIQPQAARRQQNTSPFDILGLGYQWLRQALTGLAGMKRTVIPVALTVSLILGAAIGGLRLMWAAPALASQCTLSVFSGSVEIQSPEETSWQQGTDGMTLSVGDRVRTAINSGALLTFFEGSTIKLESETDVQIQQVERAQDESVRITLKQWLGRTWSRVVKMAGTGSHYEIETPSATAVVRGTLFSTIVDEAGSTEVATTSGLVSVVAQGEEVYLPPSQKTEVQAGSAPSQPETVPAIRNELVVRVDMPAVASLCDPTGSSTGTLLTGLSFNQIAGSLSLIPAEGTQQISVPDPIGGEYVVALRYLSQGTANFSIEAQSDGKPVFGHSGVLEADGEGGWLIRFNLIIENNLISGGEVVGTEPLGDEAPENIVEPEAAKESRIQSKPPGQDKNNGSTQGVEQDRGSEDVQEQRHSESGGQAQDEGKDQGQDGERTKGKSMPDEEVDEDTRDFLDDFFKRVGEQTRAEDKDQSQSGKQDQDKDTDLSPPDQQVQAKYTGQSQPDQQVQDKSTGQSQPDQQVQTKYTGQSQPDQQVQDKSTGQGPPDQQIQAKYTGQSQPDQQVQDKDTDLSPPDKQVQAKSTGQGPPDKQDQDNNRDLSQPGKPALG comes from the coding sequence ATGAAGAGAGAACTGGCAGAGACGCTGGACGAGTGCATCAAGAGAATAGCCAACGGAGAGACGGTTGAGGCCTGCCTGGCTGATTACCCTGATGTGCGTTCGAAGATTGAGCCGTTGCTATATACGGCATTGTCTGTTTCTGCCACTCCCGGGATAGTAGCCCCGGAAGCATTCAGGATCATGTCCGGTGCACGTCTGCTGGCACGAATTCGCAAGGAGGCCATACAACCCCAGGCGGCGAGACGCCAGCAAAATACATCACCGTTTGACATTCTCGGTCTCGGATATCAATGGTTACGGCAGGCTTTAACTGGTTTAGCAGGAATGAAGAGGACTGTGATTCCAGTAGCATTGACCGTATCTCTTATCCTTGGTGCTGCCATTGGCGGGCTACGTCTCATGTGGGCAGCCCCGGCCCTGGCATCTCAGTGTACCCTGAGTGTATTCAGCGGTAGTGTCGAGATACAGTCTCCAGAGGAGACAAGTTGGCAACAGGGTACTGACGGCATGACCCTGTCCGTAGGTGACCGCGTAAGGACGGCTATAAATTCCGGTGCGTTGCTTACTTTCTTTGAGGGTAGCACCATCAAACTCGAATCTGAGACCGACGTACAGATTCAGCAGGTCGAGCGTGCTCAGGATGAATCTGTCAGGATTACCCTGAAGCAATGGCTGGGCAGGACATGGAGTCGTGTGGTGAAAATGGCAGGTACAGGTTCCCATTATGAGATTGAAACGCCATCGGCAACAGCCGTAGTGCGAGGGACCCTGTTTTCTACCATTGTTGATGAAGCTGGATCGACAGAGGTTGCGACAACTTCGGGACTGGTTAGTGTGGTTGCACAGGGTGAAGAAGTATACCTGCCACCCAGTCAGAAGACCGAGGTACAGGCGGGAAGCGCTCCATCGCAGCCAGAGACAGTGCCTGCCATCCGGAATGAGCTCGTAGTTAGAGTTGACATGCCAGCGGTAGCCTCGTTATGCGACCCCACCGGCTCAAGTACCGGGACTCTGCTAACCGGTCTGTCGTTCAACCAGATTGCCGGCTCCCTGTCTTTAATACCGGCCGAAGGCACCCAGCAAATATCCGTACCTGATCCGATAGGTGGTGAATACGTTGTCGCTCTACGGTATCTCTCTCAGGGAACGGCGAATTTCAGTATTGAGGCTCAATCTGATGGCAAGCCGGTCTTTGGGCATAGCGGTGTTCTCGAAGCAGACGGCGAGGGTGGATGGCTCATACGCTTCAATCTTATAATCGAGAACAACCTGATTTCCGGTGGTGAAGTAGTCGGAACCGAGCCGCTTGGGGACGAGGCGCCCGAGAATATAGTGGAACCTGAAGCGGCTAAAGAAAGTCGAATACAATCAAAGCCACCCGGTCAGGATAAAAACAACGGGTCTACTCAAGGCGTGGAGCAAGACCGGGGAAGTGAAGATGTCCAGGAGCAGCGTCATAGCGAGTCTGGTGGACAGGCCCAGGATGAGGGCAAAGACCAGGGCCAGGATGGTGAACGTACCAAAGGTAAGAGTATGCCTGACGAAGAAGTTGACGAAGATACCCGCGATTTTTTGGATGACTTCTTCAAGCGAGTTGGCGAACAGACCCGGGCTGAAGACAAGGATCAGAGCCAATCTGGCAAACAGGACCAGGACAAAGACACGGATCTGAGCCCACCCGATCAGCAGGTCCAGGCTAAATACACAGGTCAGAGCCAACCCGACCAGCAGGTCCAGGATAAAAGCACGGGCCAGAGCCAACCCGATCAACAGGTCCAGACTAAATACACAGGTCAGAGCCAACCCGACCAGCAGGTCCAGGATAAAAGCACGGGCCAGGGCCCACCTGATCAGCAGATCCAGGCTAAATACACAGGTCAGAGCCAACCCGATCAGCAGGTCCAGGACAAAGACACGGATCTGAGCCCACCCGATAAGCAGGTCCAGGCTAAAAGCACGGGCCAGGGCCCGCCTGATAAGCAGGACCAGGATAATAATAGGGATCTGAGCCAACCTGGTAAGCCAGCACTAGGATAA